In Sporosarcina psychrophila, a genomic segment contains:
- a CDS encoding YheE family protein has product MLQHFSFKPMFDNTQLPGWTFSFFFRNTRYTGDYLPEGVIVWTGETPPEEDNLKKMIHELMIFHVYD; this is encoded by the coding sequence ATGCTACAACATTTCAGTTTTAAACCGATGTTTGACAATACACAATTACCGGGTTGGACATTCTCATTTTTCTTCCGCAATACGAGGTATACCGGTGACTATTTACCTGAGGGTGTCATTGTTTGGACAGGAGAAACGCCGCCTGAAGAAGACAATTTGAAAAAAATGATTCATGAATTGATGATTTTCCACGTCTATGATTGA
- the mgsA gene encoding methylglyoxal synthase: protein MKIALIAHDEKKNEMVNFTIAYEYIFSQYTLFATGTTGKRIMDETNLSVTRLNSGPLGGDQQIGAMIATGELDLILFFRDPLTAQPHEPDVSALLRLCDVYGIPLATNIATAELLLRAVEKGYFSWREMLDKYK, encoded by the coding sequence ATGAAAATCGCATTAATTGCCCATGACGAAAAGAAAAATGAAATGGTAAATTTCACAATTGCCTACGAATATATCTTTTCGCAATACACATTATTTGCTACCGGTACAACGGGAAAAAGAATTATGGACGAAACCAATTTATCTGTAACCCGACTTAATTCGGGACCTTTGGGTGGTGATCAGCAAATTGGTGCAATGATTGCAACTGGCGAGCTGGACTTAATCTTGTTTTTCCGTGACCCACTAACTGCTCAACCACATGAACCCGACGTCAGTGCGTTATTACGCCTTTGTGATGTCTATGGCATCCCACTCGCTACGAATATTGCAACGGCTGAGCTGTTACTTCGCGCTGTTGAAAAAGGGTACTTCTCATGGCGTGAAATGCTTGATAAATATAAGTAA
- a CDS encoding ABC transporter permease encodes MREFMIIFKQAFTTKAKTKSFIITTSIMIAAVFLFANMEKIIDTVKGATGGDKDSAEVLQVLDESGVLAERLKMQLESNESGIKVELSSKSENALTEQVKEGEIDSFVTLGLDDTNTIQANYISMSAMDFSLPMMLEEALKSIQTEMKAEELSLSGEQVQTLFAPIQFEQQSVSPSAKSQEELSQARGLVYVLMFLIYFAVIVYSSMIATEVAAEKSSRVMEILISSVSPVKHMFAKVLGIGSLGLLQMVLLGLAGYIALKTTGSEMADGFFSVFGFSNMNVGTLVYALVFFLLGYFLFATLAALLGSLVSRTEDVQQIIMPMTLLIVAGFMIAATGLGNPEMAYIKYASFFPFFAPLVMFLRVGMLELPVWEPLLSIAIMLVTIFLLGFFGARVYRGGVLMYGPSRSLKDIKKAIQLGKE; translated from the coding sequence ATGCGTGAATTCATGATCATTTTTAAACAGGCATTTACGACAAAAGCGAAAACGAAATCGTTCATTATAACAACATCCATCATGATTGCGGCGGTTTTCCTTTTTGCTAACATGGAAAAAATCATTGATACCGTTAAAGGTGCCACGGGCGGAGATAAAGATTCGGCGGAAGTGCTGCAAGTACTCGATGAAAGCGGTGTTCTTGCGGAGCGGTTGAAAATGCAACTAGAGTCAAATGAATCAGGTATTAAGGTAGAACTGTCCAGTAAATCGGAAAATGCGCTTACAGAACAAGTGAAAGAGGGAGAAATCGATTCGTTCGTGACGCTTGGACTTGATGACACAAATACAATTCAAGCGAACTACATCTCGATGAGTGCCATGGACTTTTCTCTTCCAATGATGCTAGAAGAAGCACTTAAGTCGATTCAAACGGAAATGAAAGCGGAGGAGCTCTCACTGTCTGGTGAGCAAGTACAGACACTATTCGCACCTATCCAATTTGAACAGCAATCTGTATCTCCGTCAGCGAAATCACAAGAAGAATTGAGCCAGGCACGTGGTCTCGTCTATGTACTCATGTTTCTTATTTACTTTGCAGTCATCGTTTATTCAAGTATGATCGCGACAGAAGTTGCGGCGGAAAAATCATCGCGTGTGATGGAAATTCTTATCTCAAGCGTATCACCAGTTAAACATATGTTTGCAAAAGTACTTGGCATTGGATCGCTTGGTCTTTTGCAAATGGTATTATTGGGTCTGGCAGGATATATTGCATTGAAAACAACAGGTTCTGAAATGGCAGATGGCTTCTTTTCCGTCTTCGGCTTTTCGAATATGAATGTGGGAACGCTTGTCTATGCGCTAGTTTTCTTCCTGTTGGGCTATTTCCTCTTCGCGACGCTGGCAGCTCTTCTTGGCTCACTTGTCAGCCGCACGGAAGATGTACAGCAGATTATCATGCCAATGACGTTGCTAATCGTGGCAGGGTTCATGATTGCGGCAACCGGGCTAGGAAATCCTGAAATGGCCTATATAAAATATGCTTCGTTTTTCCCGTTCTTTGCGCCACTCGTCATGTTCTTGCGCGTTGGTATGTTGGAGTTACCAGTATGGGAACCGCTATTGTCAATTGCGATTATGCTTGTGACAATTTTCCTTTTGGGCTTCTTCGGAGCACGTGTTTACCGCGGTGGTGTTCTCATGTACGGACCGTCTCGTTCGTTGAAAGATATTAAAAAAGCAATCCAGCTCGGAAAAGAATAA
- a CDS encoding YlbF family regulator gives MTVNIYDDLNKLEATFRKTAEFLEVQQAVEEVKVDDDALALFKNFRKIQLSLQEKQMQGEEPVAEELEYAQKTAQLAQQNPKIMKMLEAEMKLSGLIEEVNRVLMKPVQQLYESI, from the coding sequence ATGACAGTGAATATTTACGATGATTTAAACAAATTGGAAGCAACATTCCGAAAAACTGCAGAGTTTTTAGAAGTACAGCAAGCGGTAGAAGAAGTGAAGGTGGATGACGATGCACTAGCGTTGTTCAAAAACTTCCGTAAAATCCAATTGAGCCTTCAGGAAAAACAGATGCAAGGTGAAGAACCAGTAGCTGAAGAGCTTGAGTATGCTCAAAAGACTGCACAACTTGCGCAGCAAAATCCTAAGATTATGAAAATGCTTGAAGCAGAAATGAAATTGAGTGGCTTGATTGAAGAAGTAAACCGTGTACTGATGAAACCAGTACAACAATTATACGAATCCATCTAA
- a CDS encoding YhzD family protein → MRTYKLTAFEPTGELITEDTFTAETDEAAKEKGQVMLEDKGLLEKTHRLASPAGKLILFHS, encoded by the coding sequence GTGAGAACATATAAACTAACAGCTTTTGAACCAACGGGGGAATTAATTACAGAAGATACATTCACAGCTGAAACGGACGAAGCAGCAAAAGAAAAAGGCCAAGTAATGCTTGAGGATAAGGGTCTTCTTGAAAAGACACATCGCCTTGCATCTCCGGCAGGTAAGTTAATATTGTTCCATTCCTAA
- a CDS encoding metallophosphoesterase family protein, translating into MSTIRFIHTADLHLDSPFKGMTGLPTDRLNNLRDSTFAAFTKVIEHAVKTKPDFMLIAGDIYDGEDRSLRTQMKFREGMVKLDTAGIPVFISHGNHDHLSGRWTRFDLPPNVHVFDEHVETVRLTVDGQEVLISGFSYQERHIRDKVIDRYPVAEGQDAIHIGMLHGSLAGDETHAVYAPFTKNELLAKRYDYWALGHIHVRQQLHETPPIVYPGNLQGRHRNERGTKGFYEVELSKTTASLHFIPASAIVFDRLELPCAGMSHANEWLTACSEVLESFKEHNGAGIVELLLTDIDREAANLFSQSPEGEWLEVLHDYVGESEPYVWVQKITFASQLNPSMASSALMQSVAGMIDGWTTEDWKDVLKDVYQHARGVKYLDVLTADEIDEVKAGATALLAAEMSGME; encoded by the coding sequence TTGTCAACAATCCGATTTATCCACACAGCCGATTTGCATCTCGACAGCCCGTTCAAAGGCATGACTGGCTTACCAACAGATCGCCTGAATAATTTACGTGACAGTACCTTTGCAGCATTTACTAAGGTGATTGAGCACGCAGTCAAAACGAAACCGGATTTCATGTTAATCGCGGGTGATATTTACGATGGGGAAGATCGGAGTTTACGTACGCAGATGAAGTTCCGGGAAGGGATGGTGAAATTGGATACAGCAGGCATTCCAGTATTCATTTCACATGGCAATCACGACCATCTTAGCGGAAGATGGACACGATTTGACCTGCCTCCGAATGTGCATGTTTTCGATGAGCATGTTGAAACAGTGCGTCTGACCGTGGATGGTCAAGAAGTGTTGATTTCTGGGTTTAGTTATCAGGAAAGGCATATCCGTGATAAAGTGATTGACCGTTATCCTGTAGCTGAAGGTCAGGATGCGATACATATCGGGATGTTGCACGGTAGCTTGGCGGGAGATGAAACACATGCCGTTTATGCGCCATTCACTAAAAATGAGTTGCTAGCTAAGCGGTATGATTACTGGGCGCTCGGGCATATCCATGTGAGGCAACAGCTGCATGAAACGCCTCCAATCGTTTATCCGGGAAATTTACAGGGGCGTCATCGCAATGAGCGTGGTACAAAGGGATTCTATGAAGTTGAACTCTCGAAAACAACAGCATCTCTTCATTTCATCCCGGCATCAGCAATTGTCTTTGATAGACTCGAATTGCCTTGTGCAGGAATGAGTCATGCGAATGAGTGGCTGACGGCATGTTCGGAAGTGCTAGAGTCATTTAAAGAGCACAATGGCGCGGGAATTGTGGAGCTGTTGCTGACTGATATCGATCGTGAAGCTGCGAATCTATTCAGTCAATCGCCGGAGGGAGAATGGTTGGAGGTCCTGCATGATTATGTGGGTGAAAGCGAACCCTATGTCTGGGTGCAGAAGATTACATTTGCGAGTCAGTTGAATCCATCTATGGCATCAAGTGCACTGATGCAATCAGTTGCTGGGATGATTGATGGTTGGACGACGGAAGACTGGAAGGATGTTTTAAAAGATGTTTACCAGCACGCACGTGGCGTCAAATATCTGGATGTTTTGACTGCAGATGAAATAGATGAAGTGAAAGCCGGAGCAACAGCATTGTTGGCGGCGGAAATGTCAGGAATGGAATGA
- a CDS encoding DUF445 domain-containing protein — protein MKHLGILWTLLFMAFIGALIGGLTNHLAIKMLFRPHEAKYIGKWRLPFTPGLIPKRRDELAVQLGKTVTNYLLTPETFRKKLLTPDMEKKAEDFLQQKLEQHILLSDKTLNDWLNTAGAMNVAEKAERKVLEVLDAQLNAVRVKMTTGSVEEVLPQKWRVEAAGRIPAITTYILGRSETYFESDEGKAMFHKMIDDFLASKGTLGSMVNMFFGESESLVVKVQREALKFVAAQGTYDLVNTIILNEWEKLQKRPVEELLSGFDWDGLFNSVRSYAEKELVLEARLNKTIQDYWPAGAEWTAVNLTPALTSFAFEQAEKQMEISLHKLKLDDMVREQVDAFPVAILEDLVLGISRREFKMITVLGAFLGGLIGIVQGLIVLATNLS, from the coding sequence GTGAAGCATTTGGGTATTTTATGGACATTGTTATTCATGGCTTTTATTGGTGCATTAATCGGGGGACTTACAAATCATCTGGCGATTAAAATGTTGTTCAGGCCACATGAAGCGAAATATATTGGGAAATGGCGTTTGCCATTCACGCCGGGATTGATACCGAAACGGCGCGATGAACTGGCAGTGCAACTCGGTAAGACGGTGACGAATTATTTATTAACACCGGAAACGTTCAGAAAGAAATTATTGACGCCTGACATGGAGAAGAAAGCAGAGGATTTCCTCCAACAAAAACTTGAGCAGCATATCCTTCTCTCTGATAAAACATTGAATGACTGGCTTAATACTGCCGGCGCGATGAATGTTGCAGAGAAAGCAGAGCGGAAAGTGTTGGAAGTACTCGATGCCCAGCTTAACGCCGTTCGTGTAAAAATGACGACGGGATCGGTAGAAGAGGTGCTACCGCAAAAGTGGCGGGTAGAAGCTGCAGGGCGCATTCCAGCCATAACAACCTATATTCTAGGCAGGTCGGAAACCTACTTCGAATCAGATGAAGGAAAAGCAATGTTCCATAAAATGATTGATGATTTCCTAGCATCAAAGGGTACACTTGGAAGTATGGTAAATATGTTTTTTGGAGAATCAGAATCGCTTGTTGTAAAAGTACAGCGTGAAGCACTGAAGTTTGTCGCAGCACAAGGGACGTACGATCTTGTGAATACAATTATACTTAATGAATGGGAAAAGCTTCAAAAACGTCCCGTTGAGGAACTTCTCTCAGGATTTGATTGGGATGGGTTGTTCAATTCAGTCCGATCTTATGCAGAAAAAGAACTTGTACTGGAAGCTCGCTTGAATAAGACGATACAGGATTATTGGCCTGCAGGGGCGGAATGGACAGCTGTTAATCTGACGCCGGCGCTGACTAGCTTTGCATTCGAACAGGCAGAAAAACAAATGGAGATATCGCTCCACAAACTTAAATTAGATGATATGGTTAGAGAGCAAGTCGATGCGTTTCCAGTTGCAATACTGGAAGATCTAGTGCTCGGCATTTCAAGACGCGAATTCAAGATGATCACCGTACTTGGAGCATTTCTCGGCGGTTTGATTGGAATCGTTCAAGGCCTTATTGTCTTGGCAACAAATTTATCATAG
- a CDS encoding ferritin-like domain-containing protein, with the protein MFVDKLKQAIEDEYKDYYFYKSMHDMTNDPLWQDFLRHMYEDEKSHYEMFQQLYYMMTGTFVPNPKRPLPCYNLKECVQRALVSELEAVEMYKEMLLTVPFQQAYNPFFIAMHDEMEHAIRMSTMYNALR; encoded by the coding sequence TTGTTTGTTGATAAATTAAAGCAGGCCATCGAGGATGAGTACAAAGATTATTATTTTTATAAATCAATGCACGACATGACCAATGATCCGCTTTGGCAAGACTTCCTCAGACATATGTATGAAGATGAAAAAAGCCATTATGAAATGTTTCAACAGCTCTATTATATGATGACGGGGACATTTGTACCAAATCCAAAGAGACCGTTGCCTTGTTATAACTTAAAAGAGTGTGTTCAGCGGGCATTGGTGAGTGAGCTTGAAGCGGTTGAAATGTATAAGGAAATGCTACTAACCGTTCCTTTTCAACAGGCCTACAATCCATTTTTCATCGCAATGCATGATGAAATGGAACACGCTATTCGCATGTCGACAATGTACAACGCACTAAGATAA
- a CDS encoding coproporphyrinogen III oxidase has product MQKIIMKENYEQGWIRMFTHLANLFFEQSKIVDEDEEGAILANLTLERTLDGQLVGKAILTWDGVEYSAEFSEIEETDDDKAITRQLKRIYSHVFLETLEQATGMHQSWGILTGIRPMKLYHKYRHEGHSTEEAQQLLMNRHRLSSEKSELLAKIANVQLRTVPDLHELKNEVSIYIGIPFCPTKCAYCTFPAYAINRKNGRVETFLDGLHEEIREMGKWLTERDMAITTIYFGGGTPTSIEAEEMDALYETMYASFPNMDKVREVTVEAGRPDTITPAKIEVLKKWGIDRISVNPQSYTDETLKAIGRHHTVQETVDKFWLSRDMGMKNINMDLIIGLPNEGMEEFKHSLAETEKMQPESLTVHTLSFKRASEMTRNKDKYKVANRETVEQMMKLGEEWNAANGYEPYYLYRQKNILGNLENVGYAKPGEESIYNIVIMEEVQTIIGVGCGASSKFIDPETGKITQFYNPKDPAAYILTYEDSIVKKLAHLDAIFPEMVK; this is encoded by the coding sequence ATGCAAAAAATCATCATGAAAGAAAACTACGAACAGGGTTGGATTAGGATGTTTACGCATCTAGCAAACCTTTTCTTTGAACAATCGAAAATAGTCGATGAAGATGAAGAGGGTGCGATACTGGCAAATTTGACGTTGGAGCGGACGCTTGATGGACAACTTGTCGGAAAGGCAATCCTTACATGGGACGGTGTGGAATATTCTGCTGAGTTTTCTGAGATAGAAGAGACGGACGATGATAAAGCGATTACCCGCCAGTTAAAGCGGATTTATTCACACGTTTTCCTTGAAACGCTTGAACAAGCAACAGGGATGCATCAATCGTGGGGAATTCTGACAGGGATTCGCCCGATGAAACTGTACCATAAATATCGCCACGAAGGACACAGTACGGAAGAGGCCCAGCAATTGTTAATGAATCGCCATCGGCTCTCGAGCGAAAAAAGCGAACTTCTAGCAAAAATAGCGAATGTGCAGTTGCGAACGGTGCCTGATTTACACGAATTAAAAAATGAAGTAAGTATTTATATAGGCATTCCATTTTGTCCGACGAAATGTGCGTATTGCACATTCCCAGCCTATGCGATTAATCGAAAAAATGGACGAGTCGAAACATTCCTAGACGGATTGCATGAAGAAATCCGAGAAATGGGAAAATGGCTGACAGAGCGAGACATGGCCATTACGACGATTTACTTCGGTGGAGGAACTCCGACATCTATAGAAGCGGAAGAAATGGATGCGCTATATGAAACGATGTATGCTTCATTCCCTAATATGGATAAAGTCAGAGAAGTAACGGTAGAGGCAGGTCGTCCTGATACGATTACGCCCGCTAAAATCGAAGTTCTGAAAAAATGGGGTATTGACCGGATAAGCGTCAATCCGCAATCCTATACAGATGAGACACTAAAAGCAATCGGTCGTCACCATACTGTTCAAGAAACAGTCGATAAGTTCTGGTTGTCACGCGATATGGGCATGAAGAATATTAATATGGATCTCATCATCGGTTTGCCAAATGAAGGAATGGAAGAATTCAAGCATTCACTTGCAGAGACTGAAAAAATGCAACCTGAATCGCTGACAGTTCATACATTGTCATTCAAACGGGCATCTGAAATGACTCGTAATAAAGACAAATACAAAGTTGCTAATCGTGAAACAGTCGAGCAGATGATGAAACTCGGAGAAGAGTGGAACGCTGCAAATGGCTATGAACCGTACTATTTATACCGTCAAAAGAACATTTTAGGCAACTTGGAAAACGTCGGGTACGCAAAGCCTGGTGAAGAAAGTATCTATAACATCGTTATTATGGAAGAGGTACAGACGATCATTGGAGTAGGTTGTGGGGCTTCAAGTAAGTTCATTGACCCTGAAACGGGGAAAATTACGCAGTTCTATAATCCGAAAGATCCGGCAGCTTATATTCTGACGTATGAGGATTCAATCGTGAAGAAGCTCGCTCATCTTGACGCGATTTTTCCAGAGATGGTTAAGTAG
- a CDS encoding helix-turn-helix transcriptional regulator, translating to MNNLIKEMRTAMGLTQDDLSEKLEVSRQTIISLEKGRYNPSLTLAFKLAKLFNCRIEDIFTPEED from the coding sequence ATGAATAACTTGATAAAGGAAATGCGGACTGCGATGGGGCTAACGCAAGATGATCTGTCGGAGAAACTGGAAGTTTCGAGACAGACGATTATTTCCCTCGAAAAAGGTAGATATAACCCATCACTGACATTAGCGTTCAAACTTGCGAAGTTATTCAATTGTCGCATTGAAGATATTTTTACACCCGAGGAGGATTGA
- a CDS encoding ABC transporter ATP-binding protein translates to MSLLLENVTKRFGDFTAVDDLTLSVGKGTMYGFLGANGAGKTTTFRMILGLLNANEGRITWNGKPISYATSPEIGYLPEERGLYPKMKVEEQLIFLAQLRGMTKSDAKTAMNKWLERMEITHYANKKVEELSKGNQQKIQVIASLMHNPQLLILDEPFSGLDPVNVEMLKEAIIQFRNEGATIVFSSHRMDHVEELCEQLSIIDKGKQIVSGTLRDVKRSYGKQNVRINSDNDLAHLNAIAGVTSVHKSVEGALYQVESEQVANDLLTAALKSGPIRHFGIEEPSLQDIFIEKVGKQHA, encoded by the coding sequence ATGTCATTGCTACTTGAAAATGTAACGAAACGATTTGGAGATTTCACGGCGGTTGATGATTTGACGCTGTCTGTTGGTAAAGGCACGATGTACGGGTTTCTTGGAGCAAACGGTGCAGGTAAGACGACGACATTTCGGATGATTCTTGGTCTATTAAATGCGAATGAAGGACGGATTACGTGGAATGGGAAACCGATTTCTTACGCTACAAGTCCTGAGATTGGTTATTTACCGGAGGAACGCGGCCTTTATCCGAAAATGAAGGTGGAAGAGCAACTGATTTTTCTAGCACAATTACGTGGTATGACAAAGTCGGATGCCAAGACAGCTATGAATAAATGGCTGGAACGAATGGAAATCACTCACTATGCCAATAAAAAAGTGGAAGAACTATCAAAAGGAAATCAACAAAAAATCCAAGTAATTGCATCTCTCATGCATAATCCGCAATTGTTAATTCTAGATGAACCATTTTCAGGGTTGGATCCAGTAAACGTTGAAATGCTGAAAGAGGCGATAATTCAATTTCGTAATGAGGGAGCAACTATTGTATTCTCGAGCCATCGCATGGATCATGTCGAAGAATTGTGTGAGCAACTTAGTATCATCGATAAAGGTAAGCAAATCGTGAGCGGGACACTCCGCGATGTGAAGCGGTCATATGGCAAGCAGAACGTACGCATAAATTCAGACAATGATTTAGCACATCTGAATGCGATTGCAGGTGTTACATCTGTCCATAAGTCGGTTGAAGGGGCACTCTACCAGGTCGAATCTGAACAAGTGGCCAATGATTTGTTGACGGCCGCATTAAAGTCGGGCCCGATTCGCCATTTTGGGATTGAGGAACCTTCGCTACAAGACATTTTCATCGAAAAGGTGGGGAAACAGCATGCGTGA
- a CDS encoding MFS transporter, with protein MGKWYADWKLKISSFNKNVRLFMLANVLIQIGMGVFMVMYNLYIKELGMPETINGKVISMTALASAIMLVPAGFLSDKFGRKWMIVGGAIFGGMTLFYRSVAVAETPIIYAAFLTGLFMAFVQVSGVPFLAENSKPAERVHMFSIHFALMTVANVIGSLLGGVIADVLEVLLALDAADAIRWALLTGATIFIIGLLPLFKLQNKPPKPVQVKKTSVEPVDEEIEKVDSSFRRNIILIFHFSFASLLIGFGSGLVVPYLNLYFSNRFDASNAYIGLILSLGSAMTAVAMLIGPALVKKVGKVKALILFQMLSIPFLLLTAYTTSLLLASLGFLMRQALMNAGNPIQSAIAMEIVADKYKGLANSVNQTVFNIGWAAMGPVAAGLVIASGSYWGYAYAFTITAGLYVVSSTYYYFIFGRRNLS; from the coding sequence ATGGGGAAATGGTATGCGGATTGGAAGTTGAAAATATCTTCATTCAATAAAAACGTCAGGCTGTTCATGCTAGCGAACGTGCTCATCCAGATCGGGATGGGTGTATTCATGGTCATGTACAATCTCTATATAAAAGAGTTAGGAATGCCTGAAACTATCAACGGAAAAGTCATTTCTATGACGGCGTTGGCTTCGGCAATTATGCTCGTTCCAGCCGGATTTCTAAGTGATAAATTCGGTCGGAAATGGATGATTGTCGGCGGTGCAATTTTCGGAGGAATGACATTGTTTTACCGAAGTGTCGCTGTTGCTGAAACGCCAATTATTTACGCAGCATTTCTGACGGGGTTATTCATGGCATTCGTGCAAGTTTCGGGTGTGCCATTTCTCGCTGAAAACTCAAAGCCCGCCGAACGGGTCCATATGTTTAGTATCCACTTCGCCCTCATGACGGTTGCGAATGTTATCGGCAGTTTGCTTGGGGGCGTTATCGCTGACGTACTAGAAGTCCTCTTGGCTCTCGATGCAGCTGATGCGATTCGTTGGGCGCTTCTAACGGGGGCAACCATTTTTATAATTGGTTTACTTCCCTTATTTAAACTTCAAAACAAGCCGCCTAAACCGGTGCAAGTGAAGAAAACGTCCGTTGAACCTGTGGACGAAGAGATTGAGAAAGTCGACAGCAGCTTCAGACGGAATATCATTCTGATTTTCCATTTCTCATTTGCGAGTTTGCTGATTGGTTTTGGTTCAGGTCTTGTTGTGCCGTACTTGAATTTATATTTCTCAAACCGATTTGATGCCTCAAATGCATACATTGGTCTTATTTTATCACTTGGATCTGCGATGACGGCGGTAGCTATGCTTATTGGTCCGGCATTAGTGAAAAAGGTTGGGAAAGTGAAAGCACTTATCCTATTCCAAATGCTGTCTATTCCATTTTTACTATTAACGGCCTATACGACATCCCTGTTGTTAGCATCACTCGGATTCCTTATGCGCCAGGCACTCATGAATGCGGGGAATCCGATTCAAAGTGCTATTGCAATGGAAATTGTTGCGGATAAATACAAAGGGCTTGCTAACTCAGTGAACCAAACTGTATTTAATATTGGATGGGCAGCGATGGGGCCTGTAGCAGCGGGGCTTGTTATTGCAAGTGGTTCGTATTGGGGCTATGCCTATGCATTCACAATCACAGCAGGACTCTATGTTGTTTCCTCGACGTACTATTACTTCATTTTTGGCAGAAGAAATTTGTCGTAG
- a CDS encoding enoyl-CoA hydratase: MYTTVELKKEGRLAHLTLNRPASMNAMDSVMMKELADVFEELKSDVSVQVLVIQGAGRAFSAGGDIKAMLNPDSPMDIGSVMVDVSRLAKALYTLPQVTIAVVHGAAAGLGFSLVLGCDYIIAEEESKLAMNFIGIGLIPDGAGHFFLKERVGVPQAKKLIWSGKVMNGQEALEKGLIDEVTAQGTGAERGEAFAHKLLASPIAAMIASKKILHAQKTKELESILAMESEAQVAMRKTADHLEGIQAFVGKRKPEFIGK; encoded by the coding sequence ATGTATACAACTGTCGAATTAAAAAAAGAGGGACGCCTTGCGCATCTTACGTTGAATAGGCCTGCATCGATGAACGCGATGGATAGTGTCATGATGAAGGAACTAGCGGATGTTTTCGAGGAATTGAAAAGCGATGTGTCAGTTCAAGTTTTGGTAATCCAAGGGGCCGGTCGTGCATTTTCTGCGGGTGGGGATATTAAAGCGATGTTAAATCCGGATAGCCCAATGGATATTGGTAGTGTAATGGTAGACGTGTCACGTCTTGCGAAAGCACTTTATACATTACCGCAAGTTACGATTGCGGTCGTCCATGGTGCGGCGGCAGGACTTGGATTTAGCCTTGTGCTTGGCTGCGATTATATTATTGCGGAAGAGGAAAGTAAACTTGCGATGAACTTTATCGGCATTGGTCTAATTCCAGACGGGGCAGGTCATTTCTTCTTAAAAGAACGCGTAGGTGTGCCTCAAGCGAAAAAACTCATTTGGTCAGGAAAAGTGATGAATGGTCAAGAAGCACTTGAAAAAGGACTCATCGATGAAGTGACTGCACAAGGTACTGGTGCTGAACGCGGCGAAGCGTTTGCTCATAAACTGCTTGCGTCGCCGATTGCAGCAATGATTGCATCGAAAAAAATTCTGCATGCGCAAAAAACGAAAGAACTTGAAAGCATATTGGCAATGGAAAGTGAAGCACAAGTGGCAATGCGGAAAACAGCAGACCACCTAGAAGGTATTCAGGCATTTGTAGGAAAACGTAAGCCAGAATTTATAGGAAAATAA